Within Odontesthes bonariensis isolate fOdoBon6 chromosome 16, fOdoBon6.hap1, whole genome shotgun sequence, the genomic segment aaaaaagacaaatggaAATAAGTGAAAGAGAGAAACCAAAGGAGGAAATGCAGTCGGGACAGATCATTCTAGTTTATGGAAATTGGGACAGAAGCAAAACACTGAGGACAAATCTAACTGTTGACATGCAGAAGTCAAGCAAGCaagtataaaagaaaaaagaaaaatacttcagaaaaataaaagagcataagagcttctctctttctttctttatgcaAACAAGGAAATATAATGTTCTGCATAATCATCAAAGATGTGATGTGCAACGTAAACATCAGCTTCAGAGCTCCAGATTAGGCTTTCCAACAGCTCAAAATTGAACAAATAGCTCAAAAGACCAAGCGAGAGTGGCAGCACGCTGCTTACTGAGCAGACAGAGGTTCAGCAGATGTGCTGTGCTGTTTCCACCCCATGTTGTGATGATCTCTCAGATCCAAGTGGTACAGATGGAcatgcacacacccacacccTCCCTCCATTGCTGTAAAATAGGCTATAATGatgataaacaaaaaaaaaatcaaggcaTTTTCCATAATTGCACTGGAGTAACATTTAGTCACACTGTTCAAAAAATAGTTGCAAAATGTAATAAATGGCTGCAGTCTAGCGCCCTGCTAATCTTTATCAGTTAAACAAATAACAATGTTCTCTCCACACTACACTGTAACAATATTGCAATATGGAAATACAGACAACGGTTCCCTCTGTCTCAAGTCATCGTGTTACTAATAACACAATTTCACAGCTCTGATTGAGTAAATGCTACATCATATTACCACTGATAATTCCTCTAACACATTTGGCCTGATACGCAGGCTGTAATCGATTGGTTATAGATGTTCTGCAAATTTCTTCTCgcatcgcttggcactatttttgcctccttTGATCTCAATGCGTCCAATATAAACTGttcagaccgaagagcagaccgagcagtaaacaccgtaacaggtgcggctgtcgctaggtggctgaacgcattgatatcaagggaggcaaaaatagcgccaagcgatgcgaggtctgactttttcatgcaaaacattttgtgatgcaaatgtattactcttttgaacgcatattattttgagaagcaagacgctttatttgtttaaccccagccaactagccggactaccttcattaGCGCCTAAACTcgcctggaactcggctcacaggacgcagcggggggtaagtcaatgttcataaatgacattgctaatatgggatgtcatacagcttcatgtcaaaagaggcgaactatccctttaatgcatcCATAAATTCTTATATGTAAAACATGTATAGAGTGGGTGATTTAAGTCTGCGTTTCCTGATCATGCTGAcccacagatttaaaaaaaaaaaaaaaaaaaaaaaaaagatgcacgtGTAGCTAAAACAACACaataaaaactatttttttgttttcttgctgCAAACGTCTTGCTGACGTAAGGCACTAGTGGCGCCGTCATGAAGGCGTACAGCAGGGAAAGCAGGTGTTTGTGTGCTGTCCCACCGTGGGATTGCAGAGGGAGAGCTCACCTCGATGTGGATGCCCTCCTTGGGCTTTTTGCGGTAAAACAGGCCTTTGATGTCAAAGTTTGGGCACCGTGCGTCTTTTTGAACTGGTGAACGAACCCTCTCTCCTTCACAAGTGATTATCACGTAGGGATCTACAGCTGcgaggaaaaaaaatctcacatCAATATATAATATAGATAAACAGCCCTCATCTTGAAATCTGACTATTTTCTTGATTACTTGATAACTAATTTGGTCTACATAATGTCTGCAAATTGAGGGACAAGGCCTGTAAGGTCTTCCACAGGCCAAAATggtgtcttgtttttttgtgtttttatagtTTGATAAATAATCTGAAACCAAGAGACCATCACATGTGGCAAAGAAGAACAAGTCCCAACAGAGAAGAGGTTGGAAACTGGTCATGTTTTGGCACTTTAGCTGAAAGATTATCAAAGCAGATTAATTTTCTGACTGATAAGTGTTTTAGTTGACTAAATCTTACCAAAAATGTTAAAGAAATTGAAGAAACTAAAGATCTAattaatactgtaaaataacagcTCGCATTAGACTGCATGTTACTACAAAGACTATCAATGCGAATGCACTGATACACCAATATATATAGAAAGAACCACAAGCTACTGACAAGCAATTTCATATTTTTCTGTCTCACTGTTAGGCTGATCTCTTCACGAGTGatacagatcagttcagttcaacTGACACCAAATAAACCTTTCATTTATTCATGTGCATTACTTAAGTGCTCATTAATTTTTTCTATATAATACTGCACTTTGTTAAGGTATGATCTGCTTTGTAAAATTGTGTTTATATGGCAGCTATCGCTCGCAATTGCTTTTGAAATTCTTTATATGAAATTGTGTGATAATTGCGTTGCTGATGATTAAAACTTTTTGCAtcctgcaaaaacaaaaaaacacccaaaaaaaacaaactgaaatctttgcCTCTCAGATGGTTTTATTTAAATAACTGTTCCAGGCTCCAACAAATATGGGCTTACAATATTCTAGAAAaagcaaatatatatatatatatatatatatatatatatatatatatatatatatatatatatatatatatatatatatatatatatatagagagagagagagagagagagagagagagagagagagatctaaTTAACTGGATTAAAATAGTTTAAATTTGTTCCACCGAAAGCAGCTTCGATAAAATTCTGCCTACACAGTCTGCATCAGTATTGATAATCTAATTATTAAAGATACTGACTAATAACAAGCAGCAGAGGTAGATTGGGAACAGAACTTTAGGCATGTTTTGTTTCTTATACCTAACAAGGAACTTTTACTTGATAATATGTACTTCTATTTTTGCCATTATTTTTAGTAGCAAACTAACACTTCTGCCATCACTGCTTCTCTCtcgctaaagaaaaaaacaatgttaaagcactttgagcagGATGTGAACATTTCTGACTCTGCTGCCATCCTGTGGACATTGAAGCAGCCCTGGAATCTGACACAAATTGCACCAGAATTTACAATAGTAgttggcttttttctttttcaaagttaCAACATCATAACAAAGTGCAACACTAACCGAGTTTAACAGTATAATGGCTTTGAATGTGACTGACTTTCAAAGTACTGCAGTAGTTAGTAATTCCTTAAAATCCTCATCTGTTAAACTGAGAATTGTATATTTTGAAAAGCGCAAACTCTAATGTCTTTAATACAGTGTGGGGTATGACTGCAGATCTATGCATAATGTGGCTTCACCCACAGTTCTGCCTGCCAGTTGTGCAGTTCTACAAAGTCTCCTCCAACACTGCAACACTAGCTCTGCTAGTCATATTTTAGAATCCAAACAGCAGTAACATAATGATCGGAGCGGCTAATTATCACTCAGTGAGCACAAGGCTCATGGGCTTAATTTACATGACGGCGCCTGCTTGTTCTCATTTCGTTTTCAGCGAGGCTCAGAGAGAACAAAGTGGAAAACAGTGGAATCAAATGGGACAAAGCAGCCTCTGCCTATGAGCAGGCGTGTCTGTCAActcaacactttatttttctaaCCTGTAATCTCAGTCCTGCTCTCATTAGCAATTCCTCCACTCAAGCTATCAAAGGGATGGCCCCAGTGGGACAGAGATAACACATTAGAAAAATAAACTTACCGGCATGAATGCTCTTACTCGCAGTGTCTCCTGCATAAATGAACTGTAATAATCTTGATAATTTGTTCCATAGCATAACTGAGCACTTTTCTGGTCTAGTCCACTTAGCTGGCTGCAGACAGGTGAACATCTTCTGTAAGACTATATAATCTGATTTCATGATATTACAATCATGGACAAAACATCGGGTCGGTCACCTTAGCAACAAGAGCAAAACGCACCAAGTTCTCCACCTGGTTTGTAGGGATGGAcgaaaaaaaatcgattcatgtacatttttttaattttaacatttttttaaaattcgattttaaaaatcgatttttctccccagaatcgattatattacttcatttccatgtcaagaaaaacttcatcaattcattacattaagttatgttaaaactagcccacatttgtgctgtgtggacatttgaattcattttgtaactgtaaactttaaaaaatgctgtacatgttaagtacctctttttgtctgagttgaaataaatgtcagctgctggactgactgacacagactgatgtgcagcgtttatgggaacgaaattcattctagaagtgtatgattcaatttgtttgttttttttaaggaggaaaagaaaattgcaattactgattatatcgaatcgcaatacttgcaGAATCTTGATACAAATCGAATCGGCACcttagaatcgtgatacaatctAATCGTGaacaaagcatatcgtcccacccctactgGTTTGTGCTCATTTCTCCTTGTAATATGTTAGCCTCTCATTTAATTGGTTCCTCAAAGCATATGCAAAATTATCTGTACAGCCCCACCCAGCGGGTAGTCAGGATTGGCTCCTCCCACAGGGAGAGTTCGGACCCCTCTTCTCTGAGACTGTAGGTGGTGttctgcagattcaaagcagaaacaCCCAGCCACAGTGTTGATGACTGATTTTGCACGTAAAAAACACCTTAAGGACATTGGAACACTTCATGCACACGATACGATTTCTAAGATTTACTTATGTTCTATCATTACTTCCATCAGGTTTTGCGGCTGGTTTGGTTTTGGTGATCTGCTTCTAAACAGAATAACTCGTAACGCCTGTAACTGTAATCATTTTAGGGCATCAAATTGCTCTGAATACACAGTTTCCATCTATCATCAAGCTGACATCAGCTCCGCATTACATTCCCTATATGGTCGTCTGCTAAAGGCACAACATACTTACAAAGTACAGTGAGTCAAGATCACAAATACTTGGTGGGGCCCTTCGAAAGGCTTCCAGAAGGTTGCCAATCAAAAGTGAGGAGGCTTTTGGGAAGGGGGGTGTTAAAGAAACAGGAGCTAATACTGCTTGTTTCAGGAACTGCATAATATTATGCAAAGTCACCCTAATATATAAGCATAATAGCTCCCCTATAAGGACAGACAATAGTACACTGCAGTCTATGACTAAATGACTAAACTAAGTATCTACTTCAGCAGGTGGTGCTGTGGTACCTTGTGCTTTTCCCAGGAGTCTTTTCTTTTGGGGATTGCGACAGTGCGGCTCTGTGGGTTTTTGCAGGAGTTTACAGTTCATTAAAACAAAGGAATCACATGATCATTTACATGAAGATATAAAGCAGAAGACTCTTTGTCAACTGAGAGTGGAGTACTCCTACCTCCATTGGAGTCCTGTCCCTGCAAACCCTCTGCATTCAGTACGTGGACCtgagtgaccagctgagggtaGCCACACATTCCTGTCCAACATGTCTGAGGAGGCTCGTCCAGAGTCAGCTCTCTGCAACAGAAAGAGTGCACATTTAAACAAATATATACTATACGGCACGTCATCCTGGGGGAGAGTTTAATTAATGTATAAGTTTCTGATTATGTGTGAACatagtttttttcttaaatcgTCTCTGTACTTATTATTATCTTAACCAGCAGAAAATGCTTAGAGATCTGCATAAGGTCCAGGAACATatacaggttttttttaaacccaaatAAGACCTTATCAAGGTTTCTAAAAGAAGAACAGGATGTGTACATGTGCGACAGAAAGCCAGAAAACTTAATTCATCATTTCATGTGGTAGATATtgctttaaaatgtaaatgtttatgAAAGACGAAGCTGACGCAGGTTGTTGGGCCAAGCACTCAAATATTTTTAATGACAGCAAATTCTCTGAATGTGTTGTAACTTGCAAACTTGCAAACTGACATACTACATTTTTAAATATCATATGAAACAGCCCACTTTTGAAGCCAACGTGAAATTCTGTTCTGAGGGATTTTATCATGGCACACATCAGTGGTGGCGATCTGGCATTCAGGAGATGTAAAATGCTACACTTTCAGCaataatatttttatatatttacttGCAGTCTGAAGGCACATCAGTGAAGACACGAAGCAGAAAGTCGCCCTGCTGTCCGGGGTCAAAGGTTGTGGGAATGATGACGTAACGACCTTCTTTCAGCTCCTTCCTGAGGAAGATGCAGCGCGAGTTGATGTAGATGGAACCTGCTACTTTCTGCTGGGCCGTGTGCATGCGGTACTTCCTGTTCAGCTCCACCTTCAGGATTAGAGAACGTAACCACAGAAATTTGTCATCCTGAGAAAAGTGACCCGTGCGCTTTTATGCTTCATGCTGTCTTTGTAGCATTTGTGTTTGTACCTGGTGAATATCAAAGCCTATCGCCAGGTTTTCCCCTTTGCCATCTTTTTGTgtggctctcttctctttttgCTGTAAACAGATCAGCACCTCATCTTCTACCTTCTTCACATCAAACACgtactgaaaaaaacaaaagcaaaagatGAAGGCAAGACACCCTGGCTCTGGTTTATTACCTCTCAGCTTTAACAGGAGCATGTGGACCAACCTGAGGGTTCTGCAGGAAGGTGGGCTTGTGATTGATGCAGCCTCCGGATCGGTTGCGAAGGGGATCCTGGCGGTGGACCCAGGAGCCTCTCATCACCTCCTCCTCCCAGGTCTTGTGGATGCTCAGGTAGGAGGTGTTGATGAGACGGCAAAGGATCAGGTCAGTGAAATACTGACAGAAGTCATCAAACGTCATCCTGGAGGAGAGCAGGTAAAGACGAGAAGAAAGAGCGGAGAGAGTGGATACCAACTAGAGGGAAAGAAGATCTTGAACAGGTGCAAAAATAGAGGAAATGAGACCAGGATCAGAGCAAACAGTTACGTGTTAAACGGAGACAAGAATATACTGTGCTGCTGAGCAGTTAGATTAAAATGACAATAACAGGGTTTGTACTGTGTTAAAAACATAATTATCATCATCTGAGTATTCAGTGTTAATGTGGAAAGACCATTTAAATGAACAGCTTGACATTTTGGgaaaaatgtttttccttttgaaGGTAATAAACCAGAGCCAGGGTGTCTTGCCTTCATCAGTCATTTTCTTCTGCAGGAGTACTGATTTCCTTTGAAGTAGTCTGGCCATAACAGCTGGAACAACTAAATAAAGACATCTATTGTAAAATTGTGTGACGAGATGTGGTGCTGTTTGCCTTTATGTTGGCTAAATTCAGAACCTTTTGTATCCAGTTACATGCTTAGACATGTCAGTGGTATAGATTTTTTCTATTGAATTCATGGCAGAGTAAAAAATAAGCCATCAATTCTCAAAATGTCAATTGTGGAATACATAACCTCCTTTTGAAAGCACGAACTCTGCTCTGACAGAATATGTCTGGTCCACCATCTTATATAATAAAAGGTGGGTTTTATCTGTCTATATAATCTCTTCAACAACATAGTTTTGTTCCATCCTTCATATGGCTCGTGAACTACGTCAGGCAGGGTGAAAATCCTCTGAGCTGGAGATTTCTGTTGATTTAGAGCTGTGATACATGGACATGAAGCTGCACTGGctgtttgaatttgaaaaatctAATCATCTGCTTCAAAAGTAGATTGTTTGCTACATGGAAGCTTCTGAAACGTGCAGCAGTGCCTCTGCTTAGTTGTGAATCACCACAATCAGCTCGGATGGCACGCTTAGATAGAAATCAGACTGAAATAAGTCTGTAAAGAGGAGATACCCTGACTGGTTTTCCAGTTTGGTTTTAACTCAAACTTTATAAAGTATCCCAGATTTTTTGGGAAACAGGGTTGTAAGTCTGTCCAGTTGATAACAGCCCTTGGAAATCCCAATAACCAGGAGGTTCCAGACTAATCTGAATTTGTGCATTTGTGCTGTAATACTAGACACTAGCCCACTAATCTTTTATATTTTCTTCACATTAGCCTTTAGTTAAAGCTAACCTAACCAGCTGCTGGCTACAGATCCACATGAATGGATCTGAAACCATCAAAAATCTTagcaagaagaaaaagaagcgcAAAATGTCAAACTGTTCCTAAAGCATTGTCTTCTCAGAATGTTGTCTGAGCACCAGCTTAGGTTACCACAGATATTCAAATCATGTACAACAGTATTAACGGGTTGAAACGGAACATTTATGGCTCTCACCAGAACTCGCCATCATCCTGCACGGTGACACCCAGCTTTTCTCGCTCACTCTTGCTCACCTTGTTCCATTCTTCCGAACTGCAGTGAACAAAAACCCAGCAGCAAATAGGCTGTTATTGAAAAGAAGCTTATTTCAAAGTCAGCTCTTTATTTCCAGTTTTCCTTCTTTTATATTTGATTCCATTTTACAACGATTAACCCTTGTTCATATATTGTTAAATAATCTACATTTGAACATTATTACATTTCTCTCTTCAACAACCATTTTCTAGTATTTTTTTCTTACTCGTCTGACAAAGATATTCGACATTTCAGCATCTCAGTGGGCACAATTCCTCTCTTAATTTGGTGTGCCTCATCTGTGAAATATTAACAAGAAGGGTTGAGATCCATTTGCTGTGGATTGCAGGGCCTCTGGTTTATTCAGCAAATCACCTTTAAGACTATTTAAAAACCCATTAGTTTCCGCACATAATACAGTTTAATACCCGTTTTCTAACTGTATGGCCCATGAATAAAAAGATACGACTTGAAAACCTGCACAGGACTATTTAGCAAGAGCAAAAAATTTGTAACATCCTTTATATATTTGTCTGAACTTTCCAGTTGTGTTAAAAAAATATCTGAGGTCAAATTCCTACAGAAAGTATAAGAATAAATATTCCCTATTTCAATGACGGTCAATCTATCATTGAATGTTATTGTCACACTTGTTTACGGCTTTGTTTATGTAAGAAACAGTTGTTATTTGTTGTATAAAGCAAAACATTTGATGAAGGGTTCTGAATTTGAAATATtatctatatacatatacagCCATAACACTATGACAACCGAAAGGTAAAGTGAGCAACACTTCTCATCTTCATCCAATGAAATGTTCAGCAGGGAAAATCCTGGGACTCGTGGATTTCACTTTGACACCTACctaaacatttctgcagaccaATCACCGTTGGTCGTGATGTTATGGTTGATCGGtgcatatactgtatatatatattatatatatatatatatatatatatatatatatatatatatatatattatttatattgACCAAATGGTTTCTGGATGATGAGAAAAATTCTTCAACTTCCGCAGTGATTAACCAGTAACCACAACCTGAATTTGGTCAAATTGATATTTGATATCAAATTgatgtttttcatttaaaacaatCAATGTATTAATTGTTTTAAATTGTATGACATCATgtccattttttccccccatatttgaaaatgtgaaaaactgaaaacatttgtgcGTATATACCTACAGCAGGAAGGAAGAAACTTTTGGCACATATGCTCATAAAATGACAGGCTTTTACAATACCATCAAGTTGTTTTTGAACAAATAGGACATAGATTTAGAACAGCAAAAGTAGCAAATTAACTGTGAAATTAAAACTGTATTTCTATAAAACAAAAATTCTGCTTTAATTCTGCTGCATTATACAGTGTGCAGGTAAACTGGCTCGGTAAATTAAGCGGGCTTTAGTTATTTCTGATTATGGCAGGGTATTAACAGAACAGTGTTAGAAAAATATCACAAGGCTATACTATAAGTAAATAAGTACTGTGTGCTGGGGGAGGCCTCCTCCTATCTTGTTAGTATAACCTTGGATGCTGAAGAAGGCCTCCTATCTTTGCTAGTTCTATCTTCTGTTTTACTGAACAAAGAAGTCTTATATGACGTTACGATATTAACTACACAATACTCATCTAACAAAGATAGTGATAGGAGAGAACAACAGCAATGTCTCATATCCTTGTGTGGCAAAGGATTTTGTTGTAGAAAGCATAAAATAGCAGAAGTATCATTTTAGAACTCAGATAATCCTGTGTCAGCTTTGTGATATGTTGCGCAGACTTGTCTCCTTGCTGCAAGATTAAACCTTTGCCTTAACTGACTCCAGCGACTCTGAGCCTCATTGGGAgaattttcttaaaaaacatCAACCCAAACATTTGTCTGATGTATGAGGATTCATATAATATATTTGTTTATATTATCTATCAAAAACTCATGAACATGACAactaattaaaattaaaatatattAGTTAGCATAGTATGAATACATATTCGTAGTTTTAAATTTAGCAGCAAATCTATCAATAGTCATTTAATGTTGAGTTACTACCAAGTTCAAACATACAAACCATGTGTGTATCTTTTCCACATTGTGATGTTTAAGCATCAGTGGCAAAAACTAACTTAAACGTTAAATGCTGTGAacttaaagtttttgttttcgtACATCCTAGCTAAAGGTCAAGCTCAACTCTGTGTTCAGTGTTTTATCtccgtgtttgtgtgtgtttatgattCACTGACGAACGTACACATCTCAGCAATCTGTCAGCCTTCATTTACAGTAACAGATTTTATCAAACCACGACTAAATTATTCAGTGACAGTGAGTGAATGACTGGGAAAGACCAAAGATGACATCTTTTTAATGGTATCCGTCTCTTTCACCCACATCAATAATTCAGATCGATTACCATCCAGATTTACCACTTCCCACTTTGTTTCATTAACGGTGAGTTTGCAAGCTAACAATTCACAGACACAGATGTAGAAGGAACATCTTTATCTCAGTTTTAtccatttttccattttcattcTTGACGTGACATTTTGTTTCCATTTGGACGATGCTGAGATCATTATATTTGGGATGGCTTTTGTCTCGTCATTTAACACATCAAGTCTTTTGGAAACTTTACAGGACCTGGGGGAAAGCTTACTTTGACATTTCAGACATTAAATGAGTGGAATTCTctaaagtgctgtacaacaagGTCACACATTATAGGATAAATTAAATGTTTGTGTTGCTTTAGAGATGGTCACGTATCACATTCTGTGATGTAAAAAATGTCAGACTGGTAGAGCTGCATGAGCCTTCAAGAGACAAGAGTTGTGGTTGTTCATCCGTGCCTCCAGGTGGCAGCATTGTGATTACCTATCACTCCAGGGGCCGCTCCACTCCTTCTCTCCCCATGGATTCCTCATGCGGATCATTTGCAGCTTCTCTGACTTGAAGAACGCCAGCAGCCCGTGACCCAGACGCACCTTCCGGACGTCCGTCACAGCGTAGGCGTGACCTTTGACCAAACCACAGTCCAGCCGGGCCTCCATGTCTTCAACCGTGGTTGCCTGGAAAACAGCAAGACGGGGAtgtttaaagtgtaaaaataAGATTCTTATCTCCTCTGGAGAGGCAGCAATCTCACATGCAGGCTAATCAATACTGACATAAGCGTTTAACAAACAACAGCACTCCAACTACAGCCTCACAAAGCTGTAAACATTACTATAGACCCTTGTTTTCTTTGATGGCACAAAGAGACACTGAAACATCAATAGATTTGGAGCTTTGTGTCTATAGACTGTCATCTGTGTATTGCCTGTTCATATCTGTAATGTCATAAGTAATGTTTTTCTTACCCTATTCTGGGACTATGGATTTTAATTGTCAGTTTATACACACAAGTTTACATCTATGTACTGATCTAGATCAACATGTCTGAAAAGTTTAAATCCAAAACACTCAAACTAGGCTCATGACATCAACATTAAAGCTTGGAAAATGAGACAAGATGCACTGACAAGCGATTACAGACCTCTATAATCTGTGGACATGGGTTAAAAGTGAGGATTCAACCTGGGCCTGGAAGTGAGTGATTGTTATCTACTGTGAAGGGTGATCAGGAATCCTGGGATTCACAGCTGAATCCTCTGGAAAGTGTCACTGGCCTATTAGtaaaacacagaggaacaaGGGCGTCCACTTGAAAACCTAGGAAATACCTCTGCTAACCTCTGCTGTTTACCCCGCAGAATCTTTCCATCATGTCCCACGAGAGCAATTATGGAATGTTAACAGCTAGACCTCCACAACAGACCAGCTCATTAATGTGAACTGTCTCGATTACGTAACAATAGAGAGGAATAAAGTAAATACAACTGTACAGTCTAAAAGTGTTACTGCAAATAGTCTGCTTGCATTGCTGGTCAAGCTCATCCTTTAGAGCAGGGATCCCCAACCTTTTCATCACCAAGGaccggtttggttctgcaaTTTGTTCCTGCGGCCCAGTCGGGGAGGGGGGGTTGGGGttaattattttttgtactttatgttcaacagacattacatcaaacgtgcacaatcggcctcctataatgcaaattaatgcagtttccaagtatagaatctagcgagtgaaatgaaagaattcccgatttccatgtcttttttttaaatttaaataaaaaaaactaaaaaaataaatttaaattatttatttatttttttctccccaatctcacggcccggtggttggggacccctgcttTAGAGGCACAGCTTCTGAAGAACtattagtgaaaaaaaaaataataattaaaaaaaatctcaagaagAAAACTAAACGGAATCTTGACCTCAGTTTTCAGCTCTGCTCTAAAAACATCAGTTGCGATGAGGCATGTGGCTCTTAGTTTACCCTGATGGAGCAGCTGATGAGGCCGTCTCTGCTGTGGACTTTGAGAACTCTTTCAAACAGTTGGTTACGGGCTGCCTCATCTGTGGCCATCTGACCCTCCAGCAGGTCCACAGGCTCAGAAACACCACCAGTAAAGTCCACCAGTGCATCAGCCGTGTTACCCCCATCCAAAGCCTCGTAGCAGCCATAAACCCTGCATTGAGTAGGAGAAAGTCTGGTATGTTGCAGCCTGTCCAACTTCACAACTTTCTGATTTTTACTGATATTTTACAGACAAAATTaatcatttatctttttttatctcTATGGAAACAAGATTTCTAATCATCAGTCAGAgatttttctatttctgttaggagtgtttttttaaatttttttttaaaggagttCTGTTCTTTAATCTCTGACTGGATACTTGCTGGCACTGATACTAACTTGGCATACGCCTTCTCCACCAGGGCACTCCAGAACTCGTTGCTGTCATTGGAATGGCAGTAGACGAGCTGGTTGTCCACTGTCGGTAGCCGGTCATCAATCACCACATCCACCCACTCACCAAAGCGCCAGAAGCGGAAGTGGAAAATCCCTGCGTAGGATTCTGGTTTTTCTGTGTCCCACTCCTGCTCCTTCCAGTCCGGAATGACCTAAAggaggaaggtggaggaggaagaagaacgGAGGGGAAGGTAAGCAAAACATTCAGCTGTTGGTTCATGGAGCATGAATAATGCCGAGGTGCAGTGGGCAGCCAGACTGAGATCGTGTCCCTTCATGTCTGCTGATGCATTAAGTGTTAGGGAAGAAATTTATAGCCTTGGCTCTCTCAGTCATAAATCCTGCTGTAATAGGACATGGGTG encodes:
- the LOC142402018 gene encoding calpain-5-like isoform X3, which encodes MFTSMKAFEGQQYSTLKRQCLQSGLLFEDPRFPATDDSLFYQGNRIGRVVWKRPRELCEDPHLFVDGISAHDLHQGQLGNCWFVAACSSLASRESLWQKVIPDWKEQEWDTEKPESYAGIFHFRFWRFGEWVDVVIDDRLPTVDNQLVYCHSNDSNEFWSALVEKAYAKVYGCYEALDGGNTADALVDFTGGVSEPVDLLEGQMATDEAARNQLFERVLKVHSRDGLISCSIRATTVEDMEARLDCGLVKGHAYAVTDVRKVRLGHGLLAFFKSEKLQMIRMRNPWGEKEWSGPWSDSSEEWNKVSKSEREKLGVTVQDDGEFWMTFDDFCQYFTDLILCRLINTSYLSIHKTWEEEVMRGSWVHRQDPLRNRSGGCINHKPTFLQNPQYVFDVKKVEDEVLICLQQKEKRATQKDGKGENLAIGFDIHQVELNRKYRMHTAQQKVAGSIYINSRCIFLRKELKEGRYVIIPTTFDPGQQGDFLLRVFTDVPSDCKELTLDEPPQTCWTGMCGYPQLVTQVHVLNAEGLQGQDSNGEPHCRNPQKKRLLGKAQAVDPYVIITCEGERVRSPVQKDARCPNFDIKGLFYRKKPKEGIHIEIYNKNIIVDTFLGQVILFSDPNERQEQHTLHLRDKGSRQDNDLPGTLTVRLITSTTLTNI